The following are from one region of the Rhodospirillaceae bacterium genome:
- a CDS encoding EutN/CcmL family microcompartment protein, whose translation MIRGRIIGRIWSTKRIDSLPQGALLEVEIDGGPRVVAFDPLGCGEGEEVLITQGSVAAGYFEGFKAPVDALIIGSIDDHS comes from the coding sequence ATGATTAGAGGACGGATTATCGGCCGCATCTGGTCGACAAAACGAATCGACTCTCTGCCCCAGGGCGCTTTGCTTGAGGTCGAGATTGATGGTGGCCCCCGGGTGGTTGCATTCGACCCCCTTGGCTGCGGCGAAGGCGAAGAGGTCCTGATTACGCAAGGATCGGTCGCCGCCGGATATTTTGAAGGATTCAAGGCCCCTGTGGACGCCTTGATTATCGGTTCCATCGACGACCATTCCTGA
- a CDS encoding amino acid ABC transporter substrate-binding protein, with protein sequence MRHLIRNGLLALIGFAFVSVASAQTSPTIDSIKKEGVIRIAMADSPPSQAKNPATNEWEGFNVEMANDLAKVLGVKLEIVDATWATLIPGLLAKQYDLCMVDMFATPERALAVVFTDSYNTLGYSFLVRADSKFKTWRDLNASGVTIATLSGTSGEPFVQTRMPKAEMKSMVSDNNYAPHMEVMNGRADAHITDHINNLLFIKNNASANLRTVPEDKPLLNATGLAYATRPGDPHFHAFLNTWISYLRDSGQLEELRLKYFEY encoded by the coding sequence ATGAGACATCTAATTCGAAACGGCCTGTTGGCACTTATCGGCTTTGCATTCGTTTCCGTGGCTTCGGCACAAACTTCGCCGACCATCGACAGTATCAAGAAAGAGGGCGTGATCCGCATAGCCATGGCTGATTCGCCGCCGTCCCAGGCGAAGAACCCGGCAACGAACGAATGGGAGGGCTTCAACGTCGAAATGGCCAATGATTTAGCCAAGGTCCTGGGGGTCAAGCTCGAGATCGTGGACGCCACCTGGGCGACCCTGATTCCCGGGCTGCTAGCCAAGCAGTATGACCTTTGTATGGTCGATATGTTTGCCACGCCTGAGAGGGCGCTGGCCGTGGTCTTCACAGACTCCTACAATACCCTCGGTTATTCGTTCCTGGTCCGGGCCGATTCCAAATTCAAGACCTGGCGCGACCTGAATGCCTCGGGAGTCACGATCGCGACGCTCTCGGGAACCTCGGGCGAACCTTTCGTGCAAACACGCATGCCGAAGGCAGAGATGAAGTCCATGGTCTCGGACAATAACTACGCGCCGCACATGGAGGTGATGAACGGCCGCGCTGACGCCCACATCACCGACCACATTAACAACCTATTGTTCATCAAGAACAATGCGAGCGCGAACCTGCGCACAGTGCCGGAGGATAAGCCACTACTCAATGCCACGGGCCTTGCCTACGCCACCCGGCCCGGCGACCCGCACTTCCACGCATTCCTCAACACCTGGATCAGTTATTTGCGGGATTCCGGGCAGCTGGAAGAGTTGCGGCTCAAGTACTTCGAATACTAA
- a CDS encoding N-alpha-acetyl diaminobutyric acid deacetylase DoeB: MAEERVRATIDLGAEGLRCGHFHVPISTNDSAYGVVSVPIAVARKGEGPTVLLIAGVHGDEYEGPLVLTRLAQNLDHTLLNGRLIIVPALNFPAFKAGHRNSPLDGLNLNRLFPGNIHGGPSEMIADYVARILFSESDIVVDLHSGGQSLLYQPLAATHRTGDHDRDTRALSALRAFAAPIGLVASDIDSYGLLDYTAESKGKLVITTELGGGGGISPRAVAIGELGVRRILAHFEVLEMDIGTEQEVPKETRLMETQEAESFVMAGIDGIYEPVIELGGDVSRGSLLGRIHGFDLLQTKPLPIESGVDGVLICRRAQGGVSAGDCVGLIARDFEISGG; this comes from the coding sequence ATGGCTGAAGAACGGGTAAGAGCGACAATCGACCTTGGCGCCGAGGGGCTTCGTTGCGGTCACTTTCACGTACCTATCTCAACCAACGATTCAGCCTACGGAGTCGTAAGTGTGCCGATTGCTGTGGCTCGCAAGGGTGAAGGACCGACAGTGTTGCTCATTGCCGGCGTTCACGGAGACGAATACGAGGGCCCACTTGTGCTCACGCGCCTCGCCCAAAACCTTGACCATACCTTGCTGAATGGTCGGCTCATCATTGTTCCAGCATTGAACTTTCCAGCCTTTAAAGCCGGCCATCGCAACTCACCCCTCGATGGCCTCAATCTGAACCGATTATTCCCGGGAAATATCCATGGGGGACCGAGCGAGATGATCGCCGACTACGTCGCCCGGATCCTCTTTTCCGAGTCGGATATCGTGGTCGATCTCCATTCGGGTGGGCAATCTCTTCTATACCAACCTCTTGCAGCAACGCACCGCACCGGAGATCACGATAGAGACACGCGCGCGCTCAGTGCTTTGCGGGCATTTGCCGCGCCTATCGGGCTTGTTGCCAGCGATATTGACAGTTATGGACTGCTTGACTACACGGCCGAATCGAAAGGCAAGCTCGTGATTACCACCGAGCTCGGTGGAGGCGGCGGTATCTCCCCACGCGCTGTCGCTATCGGAGAACTCGGCGTGCGCCGCATTCTAGCGCATTTCGAGGTGCTGGAGATGGATATCGGGACGGAGCAGGAGGTACCCAAGGAAACGCGCTTGATGGAAACGCAGGAGGCTGAATCTTTTGTGATGGCCGGCATCGACGGCATCTACGAGCCGGTGATCGAGCTCGGGGGCGACGTCAGCCGCGGATCTCTTCTCGGCCGAATTCATGGTTTTGACTTATTGCAAACCAAGCCATTACCGATCGAATCTGGCGTAGACGGGGTTCTGATTTGTCGCCGCGCACAGGGCGGTGTGAGTGCCGGTGACTGTGTTGGTCTGATTGCCCGCGACTTCGAGATATCAGGTGGATGA
- a CDS encoding amino acid ABC transporter permease, with translation MNLDWTVVTQNYSLLAEGLGVTLLVTAVTLVFGGLLGLVVCAARLSSPRVLASAARGYISFFRVTPELVLIFWIYFCLPPLFDLRLSAWTSGTLALTCVAAAYMAEIYRAGIEAIPQGQIEACRALGLRWLPIWLKVLLPQAVRRMMPAFLNYFTEILKNSTLLAGIGVTELAYQAYTKGAQTYRYLELLSAIAIIFFLIIFPISMIVRAGEARLARKTGN, from the coding sequence ATGAACCTTGACTGGACCGTCGTAACCCAGAACTACAGCCTGTTGGCGGAGGGGCTTGGGGTCACCCTCCTCGTCACGGCAGTGACCCTGGTGTTCGGGGGGCTTCTCGGCCTCGTCGTCTGCGCGGCTCGATTATCGAGTCCCCGCGTCCTTGCTTCGGCGGCCCGCGGGTACATCTCCTTCTTCCGCGTCACGCCCGAGCTGGTGCTAATTTTCTGGATCTACTTTTGCCTACCACCACTCTTCGACTTGCGTCTCTCCGCCTGGACCTCGGGCACGCTGGCGCTGACCTGCGTCGCGGCCGCCTATATGGCCGAGATCTACCGGGCCGGTATCGAGGCGATACCGCAGGGCCAGATCGAGGCCTGCCGGGCTCTCGGCCTGCGTTGGCTGCCGATTTGGTTGAAGGTCCTACTGCCGCAGGCGGTCCGGCGTATGATGCCCGCGTTCCTCAACTACTTCACCGAAATCCTTAAGAATTCGACCCTGTTGGCTGGCATCGGAGTCACTGAGCTAGCCTATCAGGCCTACACAAAGGGAGCCCAGACATACCGCTATCTGGAGTTGCTGTCGGCTATTGCCATCATCTTCTTCTTGATCATCTTTCCTATCAGCATGATCGTTCGCGCTGGGGAGGCTAGACTGGCGAGGAAGACCGGAAACTAA
- a CDS encoding BMC domain-containing protein codes for MANQALGMIETKGYVAALAAADAMVKAANVIIVKREEVGDGLVAVVISGDVGAVKAATEAGAETAGQVGELVSVHVIPRPHQDLDKHFTSKK; via the coding sequence ATGGCTAATCAAGCACTGGGTATGATCGAAACGAAAGGCTACGTCGCCGCGCTGGCGGCTGCCGACGCGATGGTAAAAGCCGCCAACGTCATCATTGTCAAACGTGAAGAAGTCGGTGATGGCCTTGTCGCTGTTGTCATCTCGGGTGATGTGGGGGCCGTCAAGGCGGCCACGGAAGCTGGTGCTGAAACCGCCGGTCAGGTCGGTGAGCTTGTTTCGGTTCACGTTATTCCGCGTCCCCATCAAGACCTCGACAAGCACTTCACGTCGAAAAAATAA
- a CDS encoding amidohydrolase, with amino-acid sequence MIVDCHVNIWNDEQVLPSYHEQLGRIRELSIPAKADAETLVKALACVDRAIIFTVRYGDTIGVEGDDQVTADAVARYPNKFVGFAYVDPRRPDYMGELRHAVESLGLKGVKYGPIYNGVALDDPRMEPVYDLCEANNLPLTMHMGTTYTRLYKADLGRPLHVEDVALRHPELKLVMAHMGHPWFEECVAIIRKQPNVYADMSALYYRRWQFYNVMMAIQEYQVPDKVFFGSDYPFSTPEEAIELTRQVLDVGDAAGLPAVSREVVEQIIHANPFEHWWHGGFEPTQREGGE; translated from the coding sequence ATGATAGTCGACTGCCACGTCAACATCTGGAACGACGAGCAGGTACTACCCAGCTACCACGAGCAGTTGGGGCGTATCCGCGAGCTTTCGATTCCTGCCAAGGCCGACGCCGAGACCCTGGTTAAGGCACTCGCCTGCGTCGACAGAGCCATCATCTTCACCGTCCGCTACGGCGACACCATCGGTGTCGAGGGCGACGACCAGGTGACCGCGGACGCCGTCGCGCGCTATCCGAACAAGTTCGTGGGTTTCGCCTACGTAGACCCGCGGCGCCCGGATTACATGGGTGAGCTGCGCCACGCCGTCGAATCCCTCGGCCTCAAGGGGGTCAAATACGGGCCGATCTACAACGGCGTGGCCCTCGATGACCCGCGCATGGAACCGGTCTACGACCTCTGCGAGGCCAACAACTTGCCGCTTACCATGCACATGGGGACCACCTACACGCGCCTCTACAAGGCCGATCTGGGCCGTCCGCTACATGTGGAGGACGTGGCGCTTCGTCACCCCGAACTGAAGTTGGTCATGGCCCACATGGGACATCCCTGGTTCGAGGAGTGTGTGGCGATCATACGCAAGCAACCCAACGTTTACGCTGACATGTCGGCCCTCTACTATCGCCGTTGGCAGTTCTACAACGTCATGATGGCGATTCAGGAATACCAGGTCCCCGACAAGGTTTTTTTTGGCAGCGACTACCCCTTCTCGACGCCGGAGGAGGCGATCGAGTTGACCCGCCAAGTGTTGGACGTGGGGGACGCCGCCGGCCTGCCGGCGGTTTCGCGCGAAGTGGTCGAGCAAATCATTCACGCCAATCCCTTTGAGCACTGGTGGCACGGCGGCTTCGAGCCAACCCAGAGAGAGGGGGGGGAATGA
- a CDS encoding LacI family DNA-binding transcriptional regulator, producing the protein MSRPEKRRRQAKLRDVAALAKVSQMTVSNVVNGRYGAMSQETRERIERAIAELNYRPRSAARGLRSDRCFCVGMLIVDRAPTYLADPWITQLVAGLSNQLSSHGYSLLVHGTPVANLANSSMLRHVATDGLCVLLSGRRRERNLAIDMVRNLGQPVILFQEVQTSKSPDLCVLRQDDRGGGEMLGKLLLSLGARRLLILESSWEWPALKERSKGVRAAIRRFGDGGEFKVLGCGMAGFSETVERFRRHLAKHDRPDAVLGGNDQMGIAAMKVLQDEGVNVPGEVMVTGFNAFDFWAYSSPVLTTVRSPAYALGAKGGEIMIARLAGGRLPESELVLPVELQLGETTLSPLSTDK; encoded by the coding sequence ATGAGCAGACCGGAGAAGCGCAGGAGACAGGCCAAGCTGCGCGACGTGGCGGCGCTGGCCAAGGTCTCGCAGATGACGGTCTCGAACGTCGTCAACGGTCGCTATGGCGCCATGTCCCAAGAGACCCGAGAGCGCATCGAACGGGCGATCGCCGAGCTCAACTACAGGCCGCGCTCTGCGGCGCGGGGCCTACGCTCCGACCGTTGCTTCTGCGTCGGCATGCTGATCGTCGATCGCGCGCCGACCTACCTAGCCGACCCCTGGATCACCCAACTTGTCGCGGGCCTCAGCAACCAGCTGAGCAGCCACGGCTACAGCCTTCTCGTTCATGGCACTCCGGTGGCAAACCTCGCCAACTCCTCGATGCTGCGCCATGTGGCTACCGACGGGCTCTGCGTCCTGCTCTCGGGCCGACGGCGGGAGCGGAACTTGGCGATAGATATGGTCCGTAACCTGGGACAGCCGGTTATCCTCTTCCAGGAAGTGCAGACTAGCAAAAGCCCGGACCTCTGCGTGCTGCGCCAGGACGATCGTGGCGGTGGTGAGATGCTCGGAAAGCTGCTGCTATCCCTTGGCGCACGGCGGCTGCTGATTCTCGAATCGTCTTGGGAATGGCCGGCGCTAAAGGAACGTTCGAAGGGTGTGCGGGCGGCGATCCGGCGGTTCGGCGACGGCGGCGAGTTCAAGGTTCTGGGCTGCGGCATGGCCGGTTTCAGCGAGACCGTGGAGCGATTCCGGCGGCACCTGGCGAAGCACGATCGACCCGATGCCGTGCTCGGCGGTAACGATCAAATGGGCATCGCAGCGATGAAAGTATTGCAGGATGAGGGCGTAAACGTGCCGGGCGAGGTCATGGTAACGGGCTTCAACGCTTTCGATTTCTGGGCCTACTCTTCGCCGGTGCTGACCACGGTCCGATCACCCGCCTATGCGCTCGGGGCCAAGGGCGGCGAGATCATGATCGCGCGCCTGGCCGGCGGCCGCCTACCAGAGAGCGAGCTGGTGCTGCCGGTGGAATTGCAATTGGGCGAGACTACGCTCTCACCCTTGAGTACGGACAAATAA
- a CDS encoding DUF3830 family protein translates to MPERPTLIRLGLRKRVSEIVLRLRWDRSPLTCAAVVRQLPVENQVWHAKYANNEIYTLTPPFDEPPPAEWGCVYPGPGDLLYIPIPSGAFIPPGAPPMDTSKGLVDYGYFYERGNTLAAGPAGPVPGTIFATANAVDDVEAFAESCSDVWFAGAVGERMFLEVLE, encoded by the coding sequence ATGCCGGAAAGACCCACCCTGATCCGACTCGGTTTGCGCAAGCGGGTGTCGGAAATCGTTCTGCGACTGCGCTGGGACCGTTCGCCCCTCACCTGTGCGGCGGTGGTCCGCCAACTGCCGGTTGAGAACCAAGTCTGGCACGCCAAGTACGCGAACAACGAGATCTACACCCTGACGCCACCATTCGACGAACCGCCGCCAGCGGAATGGGGCTGCGTCTATCCGGGCCCCGGCGATCTGCTCTACATTCCGATCCCTTCGGGTGCCTTCATTCCACCCGGCGCACCGCCGATGGACACCTCGAAAGGGCTCGTCGACTACGGCTATTTCTACGAGCGGGGTAACACGCTCGCGGCTGGGCCAGCGGGGCCGGTTCCCGGGACTATTTTCGCGACGGCCAACGCCGTCGATGATGTCGAGGCCTTCGCGGAGAGCTGTTCTGACGTCTGGTTCGCCGGCGCGGTGGGCGAGCGAATGTTCCTAGAAGTCCTGGAGTGA
- a CDS encoding aspartate aminotransferase family protein — MSQAKLDFLEASKTYWNPNKTEFWQDAGIDLVIDKREGYCFHDMDGKRLIDVHLNGGTYNLGHRNPELVEVLNAGAKRFDMGNHHFPALARTALAEALAECTPEGLQYTIYGAGGAEAIELAIKSARNATQKRKIVSIIKAYHGHSGLAVKTGDERFSKTFLSEDTLDEFIQVPFNDPEAMEEALKGRDVAAVIMETIPATYGFPMPHEGYLPSVKGLCEKYDALYIADEVQTGLMRTGELWAITKYGVTPDIMVVGKGITGGMYPISCCVVNERAGAWLKQDGFAHMSTAGGAELGCVVALKVLEITQRPEVASMVRYIGDFARAGLDEIQALYPDFFIGIRQNGVILGLEFNHPEGAKLVMRRIYENGVWAIFSTLDPSVLQFKLGILMTQGLTEDLLRRMETSIGQARQDMLEMRGRKVS; from the coding sequence GTGAGTCAGGCAAAACTCGATTTTCTTGAGGCATCAAAGACATACTGGAACCCCAACAAGACGGAGTTCTGGCAGGATGCCGGTATTGATCTGGTCATTGATAAACGCGAAGGCTATTGCTTCCACGATATGGATGGCAAGCGTCTTATTGATGTCCATCTTAACGGCGGCACATACAACCTTGGACACCGCAATCCTGAACTGGTTGAGGTCCTGAACGCCGGGGCCAAGCGCTTCGACATGGGCAACCATCATTTCCCGGCCCTCGCCCGCACGGCATTGGCGGAGGCCCTGGCAGAATGTACGCCAGAGGGCCTGCAATACACGATCTATGGCGCCGGTGGTGCGGAAGCCATTGAACTGGCCATAAAATCGGCACGCAACGCCACCCAGAAGCGCAAAATCGTCTCTATCATCAAGGCCTACCACGGTCATTCAGGGCTGGCCGTCAAAACCGGTGACGAGCGTTTCTCCAAGACGTTTCTGTCGGAAGACACGCTTGATGAATTTATTCAGGTTCCCTTCAACGATCCCGAAGCCATGGAAGAGGCGCTAAAGGGTCGTGATGTCGCCGCTGTGATTATGGAAACAATCCCCGCGACTTATGGTTTTCCCATGCCACACGAAGGCTATTTGCCAAGCGTCAAGGGCTTGTGTGAAAAATACGATGCCCTGTACATCGCCGATGAGGTGCAAACCGGGCTGATGCGCACCGGCGAATTGTGGGCGATCACCAAGTACGGGGTGACACCCGACATCATGGTCGTCGGCAAGGGCATTACCGGCGGCATGTATCCCATTTCGTGTTGTGTTGTTAACGAACGCGCCGGAGCATGGCTTAAACAGGACGGTTTTGCCCATATGTCAACAGCCGGCGGGGCCGAACTGGGTTGCGTTGTCGCCCTGAAAGTTCTTGAAATCACCCAACGACCCGAAGTCGCTTCCATGGTTCGTTATATCGGTGATTTTGCTCGCGCCGGGCTTGATGAAATTCAAGCCCTGTACCCGGATTTCTTCATCGGCATTCGCCAGAACGGGGTCATTCTGGGACTTGAATTCAATCATCCCGAAGGTGCCAAGCTGGTGATGCGGCGGATCTATGAAAACGGCGTTTGGGCCATTTTTTCGACCCTGGATCCCAGCGTCTTGCAATTCAAACTGGGCATTTTAATGACCCAGGGCCTTACCGAAGACCTGTTGCGCCGTATGGAAACGTCAATCGGTCAGGCCCGCCAGGACATGCTCGAAATGCGTGGACGGAAAGTATCTTAG
- a CDS encoding microcompartment protein, producing the protein MTELRVYLPIEDLQPQFAAYMSTPVRARGYPPMQGDNSLIIEVAPALAIHRIVDLALKEAPDMEPGILFTERQFGLLELHSKNSKELAGAGQAILEGIGAKATDQLAPATLYTDIIENIADQHAIILNRMRNASMILPGQALLLYEMAPALFAAVAANEAEKVAPETTIVDIQMMGATGRVFMAGTPDDLKIAQAAIDNTLQGINGRAK; encoded by the coding sequence ATGACCGAACTACGTGTCTATCTTCCTATTGAGGATCTTCAACCCCAATTCGCGGCGTATATGTCAACGCCCGTGCGGGCCCGTGGCTACCCGCCCATGCAGGGTGATAACAGCCTGATTATCGAGGTTGCCCCGGCCCTGGCCATTCACAGGATTGTCGATCTGGCGTTAAAGGAAGCGCCTGATATGGAGCCCGGTATCTTGTTCACCGAGCGGCAATTCGGCCTCCTTGAGCTTCATTCCAAAAACAGCAAGGAGCTTGCCGGGGCGGGCCAGGCGATTCTTGAGGGGATCGGCGCCAAGGCAACCGATCAGTTGGCCCCGGCGACTCTTTATACGGACATCATCGAGAACATCGCCGACCAGCACGCCATTATTTTGAACCGTATGCGCAATGCATCGATGATCCTGCCAGGCCAGGCCCTGCTGCTATACGAGATGGCCCCGGCGCTATTTGCCGCCGTCGCCGCCAACGAAGCCGAAAAAGTAGCCCCTGAAACCACCATCGTCGATATCCAGATGATGGGAGCGACGGGCCGGGTCTTTATGGCCGGGACACCGGATGACCTGAAAATTGCTCAAGCAGCTATCGACAACACCCTTCAAGGGATTAATGGCCGAGCAAAATAA
- a CDS encoding aldehyde dehydrogenase family protein, with product MDPQIAQLVDISQSQVAMQARAEMVLERARWASQVFQRYDRQKTMAIADAVAHAAHAKAAEYGEWAVRETGFGVAEHKTLKNELSSIPLVDYYRDWNFIDPRTDERTGVIEIPKPAGVIFALVPSTNPISTLYFKILSALMTRNAIVISPHPAALQCCVDAARTLSEAATAAGAPEGIIQFLEEISLPLVDEFMKSEKTDVILATGGTPMVRAAYSSSNPALGVGPGNAPVFVDATADLKAAAGHIIDSKSFDNSVLCTNESVLITLDDVASTLERELTRAGAHVCKPEQADALRSYLFHERGFNVEALGRDATWIAEQAGFKVNRNTKILVAPINMIGVGEMLSHEKLCPVLGYFVASSVNQALMQARALLRLSGAGHSAAIHSNDTQTITDYAAMVEVYRVVVNAPCSQGAAGFATNLAPTFTIGTGFFGRSSVGENVGPQHLVNWTRIAWHKDGGPVDSTVMGQLKHPGPLPKAPADGVPGQSRPVSMVPSASSAQSTPPRDDLREQIRLIIAEELRDVLKD from the coding sequence ATGGATCCGCAAATCGCCCAGTTGGTAGACATCAGCCAGTCACAAGTCGCCATGCAGGCGCGCGCCGAAATGGTCTTGGAGCGAGCCCGCTGGGCTTCCCAGGTCTTTCAACGCTACGACCGGCAAAAAACCATGGCCATCGCTGACGCCGTTGCCCATGCCGCCCATGCAAAGGCTGCAGAATATGGTGAATGGGCGGTGCGTGAAACGGGATTTGGCGTCGCCGAACACAAGACCCTCAAGAACGAACTGAGCAGCATTCCCCTTGTTGACTACTACCGCGACTGGAATTTCATCGACCCGCGCACGGATGAACGCACCGGTGTTATTGAAATCCCCAAACCAGCGGGCGTGATTTTTGCCCTGGTGCCTTCGACAAATCCCATATCGACGCTTTATTTCAAAATTCTGTCGGCCCTGATGACACGCAACGCCATTGTCATCAGCCCCCATCCGGCGGCGCTGCAATGCTGTGTCGATGCGGCCAGAACCCTTTCCGAAGCGGCAACCGCCGCCGGTGCGCCGGAAGGCATCATCCAGTTTCTCGAAGAAATCAGCCTGCCGCTTGTTGATGAATTTATGAAGTCGGAAAAAACCGATGTCATTTTAGCCACCGGCGGCACCCCCATGGTCCGCGCCGCTTATTCATCATCCAACCCGGCCCTGGGGGTTGGTCCTGGAAACGCGCCGGTATTTGTCGACGCGACAGCCGACCTGAAAGCTGCGGCCGGGCACATCATTGACAGTAAATCCTTTGATAATTCTGTCCTGTGCACCAATGAATCCGTACTGATTACCCTTGATGATGTGGCTTCAACACTTGAGCGTGAATTAACCCGCGCCGGCGCCCACGTTTGCAAGCCCGAACAAGCCGACGCCCTGCGTAGTTATCTGTTCCACGAACGCGGCTTTAACGTCGAAGCTTTGGGTCGTGACGCGACCTGGATTGCTGAACAGGCAGGCTTCAAGGTCAACCGTAACACCAAAATCCTTGTCGCTCCCATCAACATGATCGGGGTTGGCGAAATGTTGTCACACGAAAAACTGTGCCCGGTGCTGGGTTACTTCGTCGCCAGCAGCGTCAATCAGGCGTTGATGCAGGCACGGGCCCTGTTGAGGCTTTCGGGGGCCGGACATTCCGCCGCCATTCATTCAAACGACACCCAGACCATCACCGACTACGCCGCCATGGTCGAGGTCTACCGAGTTGTCGTCAATGCCCCTTGCAGTCAGGGTGCGGCAGGTTTTGCCACCAATCTTGCACCAACATTTACTATCGGCACCGGTTTCTTTGGCCGCTCGTCAGTTGGCGAGAACGTCGGACCGCAGCATCTTGTCAACTGGACACGGATCGCCTGGCACAAGGACGGCGGCCCCGTTGACAGCACCGTCATGGGGCAACTAAAGCATCCGGGGCCGCTGCCCAAAGCGCCCGCCGATGGCGTTCCCGGCCAAAGCCGCCCCGTTTCAATGGTTCCATCGGCCAGCAGCGCACAAAGTACGCCGCCCCGTGATGATCTGCGCGAACAAATTCGCCTGATCATCGCCGAAGAACTTCGCGATGTTTTGAAGGATTGA
- a CDS encoding maleate cis-trans isomerase gives MDGSKTSVGVILPDDGPFDYEWLRLEPWLAESRYHDVTCLVQRSPADGIMAEENLKAIGAVDALGPCARKLRKADAEVLLWACTSGSFVKGYSGARRQLEELSALGGCPATSTSIAMAEAMHSIGADKVDLLSAYSDPVTALLVDFLRDSGIAVGLVSSLGCDVTEESFAIDIEREVSSFAEEYPSPLPILVPDTAINTLDLLGRLEAAAGRVVVTANQASLWHAVYLIRGGGEDIVRAFQCTDSREPA, from the coding sequence ATGGACGGCAGCAAGACCAGTGTAGGCGTAATTCTTCCCGACGACGGTCCCTTCGATTACGAATGGCTGCGCTTGGAGCCGTGGCTGGCCGAGAGCCGCTATCACGACGTGACGTGCCTCGTCCAACGGTCTCCGGCTGATGGGATCATGGCCGAGGAAAACCTCAAGGCGATCGGTGCCGTGGACGCCCTGGGACCCTGTGCGCGAAAGCTCCGGAAGGCGGATGCCGAGGTTCTGCTTTGGGCCTGCACCAGTGGCAGCTTCGTTAAGGGATACTCCGGTGCCCGGCGGCAATTGGAGGAATTGTCGGCGCTCGGAGGCTGTCCGGCGACAAGCACGTCGATAGCGATGGCAGAGGCGATGCACAGCATTGGGGCCGACAAGGTCGACCTCCTCAGTGCCTACTCCGACCCCGTCACGGCCTTGCTGGTGGACTTTCTGCGCGACAGCGGTATCGCCGTCGGCCTCGTCAGTAGCCTTGGCTGCGATGTGACCGAGGAGTCCTTCGCCATCGATATCGAGCGCGAGGTCAGCAGCTTCGCCGAAGAATATCCAAGCCCGCTGCCCATCCTCGTTCCAGACACGGCCATTAATACCCTCGATCTTTTGGGTCGCCTTGAGGCGGCTGCGGGCCGGGTAGTTGTAACGGCGAACCAGGCCTCTCTTTGGCACGCGGTCTATCTGATTCGTGGCGGAGGCGAAGATATCGTGCGCGCATTTCAATGCACGGATTCGCGGGAACCGGCGTGA
- a CDS encoding amino acid ABC transporter permease — MNWDYVANLNWALAWEFRQALYQGLLMTLTFFFLGGALGTTLALVLSVCLRSTLVPLRWVVVAFIETFRNMPLLVQLVWIHFALPAFSGIRTDVFESGLIALTFNVGSYVAEIIRAGIEAIPKGQWEGARSLSLGGYPTWRYVILPQAFRMMLPALANMTISLLKGTSILSIISIAELMRATTRISTHTARPVEMFTIAAVIYFIFGILFVRAFAWLERRYELRTF; from the coding sequence ATGAATTGGGACTATGTCGCGAACCTCAACTGGGCACTTGCCTGGGAGTTCCGGCAGGCGCTGTACCAGGGACTCCTCATGACGCTCACCTTCTTTTTTCTGGGCGGCGCTCTCGGCACTACGCTGGCGCTGGTCCTCAGCGTTTGTCTACGGAGCACCTTGGTGCCGCTGCGCTGGGTCGTGGTCGCCTTTATCGAGACTTTCCGTAACATGCCGTTGCTGGTACAATTGGTCTGGATTCACTTCGCGTTGCCGGCGTTCAGCGGCATCAGGACCGACGTTTTTGAGAGCGGGCTAATCGCGCTCACATTCAACGTCGGTTCATACGTTGCCGAGATAATCCGGGCTGGCATCGAGGCAATACCAAAGGGCCAGTGGGAGGGCGCCCGCTCGCTCTCCCTTGGCGGCTATCCCACTTGGCGCTACGTCATCCTGCCCCAAGCGTTCCGCATGATGCTGCCGGCGCTTGCCAACATGACAATCAGCCTTCTCAAGGGCACCTCGATTCTCTCCATAATCTCGATCGCCGAGTTGATGAGGGCGACCACGCGGATCAGCACCCACACCGCGCGCCCGGTAGAGATGTTCACCATCGCCGCTGTCATCTACTTCATTTTCGGCATTCTTTTCGTCCGCGCATTCGCGTGGTTGGAGCGCCGCTACGAACTGCGGACGTTCTAA